The Metabacillus sediminilitoris genome window below encodes:
- the argS gene encoding arginine--tRNA ligase, whose translation MNIVEQVKERLKDEIKAAVSKAGLAEEAQIPDVLLEIPKEKAHGDYSTNMAMQLARVAKKAPRMIAEELVANFDKEKGSIEKIEIAGPGFINFYMNNSYLTDLIPSILKAGASYGETNIGNKEKVQVEFVSANPTGDLHLGHARGAAVGDSLCNVLAKAGYDVSREYYINDAGNQINNLALSVEARYFQALGKDVEMPEDGYHGEDIVGIGKKIVDEFGDRFAEQDRDERLAFFREYGLKYEMGKLKADLEEFRVSFDHWYSETSLYHNGKIDGALAALKEKGHIFEEGGATWFRSTTFGDDKDRVLIKNDGSYTYLTPDIAYHKDKLDRGFTKLINVWGADHHGYIPRMKAAIEALGYEKDTLEVEIIQLVHLYKNGEKMKMSKRTGKAVTMRDLIEEVGLDAVRYFFAMRSADTHMDFDLDLAVSKSNENPVFYAQYAHARICSMLRQGEEQGLAYEDNLKLDEITSEKEFDLLKKLGEFPQAVAEAAQKRIPHRITNYIYDLASALHSFYNAEKVLDPENTEKSRARLGLMKATQTTLQNAFTLIGVSAPEKM comes from the coding sequence ATGAATATCGTTGAACAAGTAAAAGAACGGTTAAAGGATGAAATCAAAGCTGCAGTTAGTAAAGCAGGTCTTGCTGAAGAAGCACAAATTCCTGACGTTCTTTTAGAAATCCCAAAAGAAAAAGCACATGGGGATTATTCGACAAATATGGCGATGCAGCTTGCCCGCGTGGCAAAAAAGGCACCTCGCATGATCGCAGAAGAACTTGTTGCGAACTTTGATAAAGAAAAGGGCTCAATTGAAAAAATTGAAATCGCAGGACCAGGCTTTATTAACTTTTACATGAACAACAGCTATTTAACAGATTTAATCCCGTCTATTTTAAAAGCTGGAGCTAGCTATGGTGAAACAAACATCGGCAATAAGGAAAAGGTTCAAGTAGAATTTGTATCAGCTAATCCAACAGGTGACTTGCATCTAGGTCATGCTCGCGGTGCTGCTGTCGGCGATTCATTATGCAATGTTTTAGCAAAAGCAGGCTATGATGTGTCACGTGAGTATTACATCAATGATGCCGGTAATCAAATTAACAACTTAGCCCTTTCAGTTGAAGCACGATATTTTCAAGCACTTGGAAAAGATGTTGAAATGCCTGAAGATGGCTATCATGGCGAAGATATTGTTGGGATCGGAAAGAAAATTGTTGACGAATTTGGAGATAGATTTGCTGAACAAGACCGAGACGAGCGTTTAGCTTTCTTTAGAGAATACGGGTTAAAATACGAAATGGGCAAACTAAAAGCAGATTTAGAGGAGTTCCGTGTCTCATTTGATCATTGGTACTCAGAAACATCCCTTTATCATAACGGTAAAATTGATGGCGCCCTTGCAGCATTAAAGGAAAAAGGCCATATTTTTGAAGAAGGCGGGGCAACATGGTTCCGCTCAACAACATTTGGTGATGACAAAGACCGTGTGTTAATTAAAAACGACGGATCTTACACATATTTAACACCTGATATTGCATACCACAAGGACAAGCTTGATCGCGGTTTTACAAAGCTTATCAATGTATGGGGCGCAGACCATCACGGCTATATTCCACGTATGAAGGCAGCGATTGAAGCGCTTGGCTATGAAAAAGACACACTTGAGGTTGAAATTATTCAACTTGTTCACCTTTACAAAAACGGTGAAAAAATGAAAATGAGTAAACGTACTGGTAAAGCTGTTACAATGAGAGATTTAATTGAAGAGGTAGGCCTTGATGCTGTTCGCTACTTCTTTGCAATGAGAAGCGCTGATACACATATGGATTTTGACCTTGATCTAGCCGTTTCAAAATCAAATGAAAACCCTGTGTTCTATGCGCAATACGCACATGCACGTATTTGCAGCATGCTTCGCCAAGGGGAAGAGCAAGGATTAGCATATGAAGATAACTTAAAGCTAGATGAAATCACGTCTGAAAAAGAATTTGACTTATTGAAAAAATTGGGTGAATTCCCACAAGCGGTAGCTGAAGCAGCACAAAAACGCATCCCGCATCGCATCACAAATTACATTTACGATTTAGCATCAGCGCTGCATAGCTTCTATAATGCTGAAAAAGTGCTAGATCCTGAAAATACAGAAAAAAGCCGCGCTAGACTCGGCTTAATGAAGGCTACTCAAACAACTTTACAAAATGCATTTACATTAATTGGTGTATCAGCACCAGAAAAAATGTAA
- a CDS encoding DUF1934 domain-containing protein, with protein MSESTPIQLTVLSEIRNGNDDKETIEVKTTGEYVQKGKTLYIRYEEEHELGFVKTTVKIAGNEVVVMRSGAVAMKQRFSEGMVTLTDYSTPFGKLQLETKTKSLTIDTNELEGKLVILYDLQIDEKEKHVHKLVLTYKEEQK; from the coding sequence ATGTCAGAAAGCACACCTATTCAATTAACTGTTTTATCAGAAATTCGTAATGGTAATGATGATAAAGAAACGATTGAAGTCAAGACAACAGGAGAGTATGTGCAAAAGGGAAAGACTCTGTACATAAGGTATGAAGAGGAGCATGAACTCGGCTTCGTAAAAACAACGGTTAAAATAGCAGGGAATGAAGTTGTTGTCATGCGTTCAGGGGCTGTTGCGATGAAGCAGCGCTTTTCTGAGGGAATGGTAACCTTAACAGATTATTCAACACCTTTTGGCAAACTTCAGTTAGAGACAAAAACAAAATCGTTAACAATTGATACAAATGAGCTTGAAGGCAAGCTCGTTATTTTATATGATTTGCAAATAGACGAAAAAGAAAAACATGTACATAAATTAGTGTTGACCTATAAGGAGGAACAGAAATGA
- a CDS encoding acetyl-CoA C-acetyltransferase, producing MAKTVILSGVRTPVGKFGGALSTLTAAELGGIAIKEALKRANVDGEQVNEVIFGNVLQGGQGQIPSRQAARKADLPWNVKTETINKVCASGLRSVTLADQVIRAGDEEVIVAGGMESMSNAPYLLPKARWGLRMGDSAVKDLMIHDGLTCSFTGVHMGTYGNSTSAELHLTRKQQDEWALRSHQRAVQAQESGLLNEEIVPVAVPQRKGDPVIVDADEAPRKDTSIERLSKLVPVFDHDGTITAGNAPGINDGAAALVLMSEERAQKEGLTPLAAIIGHTAIATEAKDFPKTPGLVINELLKKTGKTVEEIDLFEINEAFAAVALAANQIANLDPEKVNVNGGAVALGHPIGASGARIIITLIHELKRRGGGIGIAAICSGGGQGDAIMIEVY from the coding sequence ATGGCGAAAACAGTGATTTTAAGTGGAGTAAGAACACCGGTTGGTAAATTTGGCGGAGCATTATCGACATTAACGGCAGCAGAGCTTGGCGGAATTGCTATTAAAGAAGCGTTAAAACGAGCAAATGTTGATGGAGAACAAGTAAATGAGGTTATTTTTGGAAATGTCCTGCAGGGCGGACAAGGGCAAATTCCTTCACGCCAAGCAGCACGGAAAGCAGATCTTCCGTGGAATGTGAAAACGGAGACGATCAACAAAGTATGTGCTTCAGGCTTAAGAAGTGTGACATTAGCAGATCAAGTCATAAGAGCTGGTGATGAAGAGGTGATCGTTGCTGGTGGAATGGAATCGATGAGTAATGCTCCGTATCTTTTACCAAAGGCACGTTGGGGGTTGAGAATGGGCGATAGTGCTGTGAAGGATTTGATGATCCATGATGGCTTAACATGCAGCTTTACTGGCGTTCATATGGGCACATATGGAAACAGTACGTCTGCTGAATTACATTTGACTCGAAAGCAGCAGGATGAGTGGGCATTAAGAAGTCACCAGCGTGCCGTTCAAGCCCAGGAATCTGGCCTATTAAACGAAGAGATTGTTCCAGTTGCTGTTCCACAACGAAAAGGCGATCCGGTTATTGTTGATGCAGATGAAGCACCACGTAAGGATACATCAATCGAAAGACTATCTAAGCTTGTTCCTGTTTTTGATCATGATGGAACGATTACAGCTGGAAATGCTCCTGGTATTAATGATGGTGCGGCAGCCCTCGTCCTGATGAGTGAGGAACGAGCACAGAAAGAAGGGCTTACGCCATTAGCAGCAATCATTGGGCATACAGCGATTGCAACGGAAGCAAAGGACTTTCCGAAAACGCCAGGTCTTGTGATTAATGAGCTATTAAAAAAGACTGGTAAAACGGTAGAAGAAATAGACTTATTTGAGATCAATGAAGCATTTGCAGCAGTGGCATTAGCAGCTAATCAGATTGCAAATCTCGATCCGGAAAAAGTGAATGTAAATGGCGGGGCAGTAGCACTAGGTCATCCGATCGGCGCAAGCGGAGCGAGAATTATCATTACCCTGATTCATGAATTGAAACGAAGAGGCGGAGGGATTGGTATTGCTGCGATTTGCAGCGGCGGCGGTCAAGGCGATGCCATTATGATTGAAGTTTATTAA
- the speB gene encoding agmatinase, with protein MRFDEAYSGNVFIKSHPNYEESEAVIYGMPMDWTVSYRPGSRFGPARIREVSIGLEEYSAYLDRELEEVKYYDAGDIPLPFGNPQRSIEMIEDYIDQLLADDKYPLGMGGEHLVSWPVMKAMYKKYPDLAIIHMDAHTDLRDEYEGEPLSHSTPIKKIADLIGPKNVYSFGIRSGMKEEFQWAKEVGMHISKFEVLEPLKEVLPKLAGRPVYVTIDIDVLDPAHAPGTGTVDAGGITSKELLASIHEIAKSDIRVVGSDLVEVAPIYDHSEQTANTASKILREMILGWVQKKG; from the coding sequence ATGAGATTCGATGAAGCATATTCAGGCAATGTATTTATTAAAAGCCACCCGAATTATGAAGAAAGTGAAGCGGTTATTTATGGCATGCCAATGGACTGGACAGTTAGCTACAGACCTGGCTCACGTTTTGGCCCAGCACGTATCCGCGAAGTGTCAATTGGTCTTGAAGAATACAGCGCTTATTTAGATCGAGAACTGGAAGAAGTGAAATATTATGATGCCGGAGATATTCCGCTTCCATTTGGTAATCCGCAAAGAAGTATTGAGATGATTGAGGATTACATCGACCAGCTTTTAGCAGATGACAAATATCCACTTGGAATGGGCGGGGAGCATTTAGTATCCTGGCCAGTCATGAAGGCTATGTATAAAAAATACCCGGACTTAGCGATTATCCATATGGATGCACATACAGATCTACGTGATGAATATGAAGGCGAGCCATTATCACATTCAACACCAATTAAAAAAATTGCGGATCTAATCGGACCAAAAAATGTGTACTCCTTTGGGATCCGTTCTGGCATGAAAGAGGAATTCCAATGGGCAAAAGAAGTGGGCATGCACATCTCTAAATTTGAAGTGCTTGAGCCTTTAAAAGAAGTATTGCCAAAGCTTGCCGGGCGCCCGGTATATGTCACAATTGATATTGATGTCCTTGATCCAGCACATGCACCAGGTACAGGAACTGTAGATGCCGGCGGGATTACATCAAAAGAGCTTTTAGCATCCATTCATGAAATTGCAAAATCGGATATACGTGTTGTTGGTTCCGATCTTGTAGAGGTTGCACCAATTTATGATCATTCTGAACAAACAGCAAATACAGCAAGTAAAATTTTGCGAGAAATGATTTTAGGTTGGGTACAAAAGAAGGGTTGA
- the cls gene encoding cardiolipin synthase, whose amino-acid sequence MIISFIIVAVICLFTIDYHLGRKDHLSKSKYTQFHPKKSDLELFIDGEKLFHDLFESIKNSTQSIHVLFYIVKNDEISNEFLSLLGEKASIGVEVRLLLDYVGSFELDKQKINVLKEKGVKFARSHAPRFPYFFYTLQARNHRKITVIDGKIGYLGGFNIGKEYIGKDPKFGYWRDFHLKLTGEGVSDLQQQFLRDWFDSTAENYLEETRYFPNLEQGKSKHTFISTYGKHLDEHFLSFIKEAKQEILICSPYFIPGKKILDELLRALANGMKVKIMVPMKADHPLVKQAAFPYFGQLLLAGAEIYRFYHGFYHAKVIVIDDQLCDIGTANFDKRSLYLNDEMNCIIYDQEFVKLVKTSIYEDFNRSELLTYEFYKKRPLLERGKEAVATLVSHFL is encoded by the coding sequence TTGATTATCAGCTTTATCATAGTGGCAGTAATTTGCTTATTTACAATTGATTATCATTTAGGAAGAAAAGATCATCTTTCCAAATCAAAGTATACTCAATTCCATCCTAAAAAGAGCGATCTCGAGCTTTTTATTGACGGTGAAAAGCTCTTTCATGATTTATTCGAAAGCATAAAAAATAGTACGCAAAGCATTCACGTGTTATTTTACATCGTAAAAAATGATGAGATTAGCAATGAATTCCTCTCTTTATTAGGTGAAAAGGCAAGCATTGGCGTGGAAGTGCGTCTCCTGCTCGACTATGTTGGGAGTTTTGAGCTTGATAAACAAAAAATCAATGTCCTAAAAGAAAAAGGCGTAAAATTTGCCCGCTCACATGCTCCCCGATTTCCATACTTTTTTTATACCCTTCAGGCAAGAAACCATCGTAAAATAACCGTTATTGATGGAAAAATCGGTTACTTGGGCGGCTTTAATATCGGAAAAGAATATATCGGAAAAGATCCTAAATTTGGCTATTGGCGAGATTTCCATCTCAAACTCACTGGTGAAGGTGTTTCTGATTTGCAGCAGCAATTTTTAAGGGATTGGTTTGATTCAACAGCTGAGAATTACCTTGAAGAAACACGTTATTTTCCTAACCTCGAGCAAGGTAAAAGTAAACATACCTTTATTTCTACGTATGGTAAGCATCTTGATGAGCATTTTCTATCATTCATTAAAGAGGCAAAACAAGAAATTCTTATTTGCTCTCCTTATTTCATACCAGGGAAAAAAATTTTGGATGAGTTACTGCGCGCTTTAGCAAATGGAATGAAAGTAAAAATTATGGTTCCTATGAAAGCTGATCATCCTTTAGTTAAACAAGCTGCTTTTCCGTACTTTGGACAGCTTTTATTAGCCGGAGCTGAGATCTACCGCTTTTACCACGGCTTTTACCATGCAAAGGTCATCGTGATCGATGATCAATTATGTGATATCGGTACAGCTAACTTTGATAAAAGAAGCTTATATTTAAATGATGAAATGAATTGCATCATTTATGATCAAGAATTTGTCAAACTTGTCAAAACGTCTATTTATGAAGACTTCAATCGATCTGAGCTGTTAACATATGAGTTTTATAAAAAGCGCCCATTGCTAGAAAGAGGGAAAGAAGCTGTGGCTACTCTTGTTTCACATTTTTTATAA
- a CDS encoding CAP domain-containing protein yields MKKKMIFSVVAGAALLMANPIADKADAASNSSNAQAKVYYYQSNNINIDEINSLLEKYMQNVQIKQPTGQPAEVEVPKEETTTTEQQAQQPTQQQPTQTEQPKTEQSASQLSAYEQKVVDLTNQERAKNGLPALQVDTALSKVAREKSLDMQRNNYFSHTSPTYGSPFDMMKKFGITYKAAGENIAKGQRSPEEVVNAWMNSEGHRKNILSSNFTHIGVGHVADGNYWTQQFIGK; encoded by the coding sequence TTGAAGAAGAAAATGATTTTTTCAGTTGTAGCTGGAGCAGCACTGTTAATGGCTAATCCAATCGCAGATAAGGCAGATGCTGCGTCAAATTCATCGAATGCACAAGCAAAAGTGTACTATTACCAATCTAACAATATAAATATCGATGAAATAAATAGTTTATTAGAAAAATACATGCAAAACGTTCAAATAAAACAACCGACAGGCCAGCCTGCAGAAGTTGAAGTGCCTAAAGAAGAAACGACAACAACTGAACAACAAGCACAGCAACCAACACAGCAGCAGCCAACACAAACAGAGCAGCCAAAAACAGAACAGTCTGCATCCCAATTAAGTGCATATGAACAAAAAGTAGTCGACCTAACAAATCAGGAACGTGCGAAAAATGGACTGCCAGCACTTCAAGTTGATACAGCGTTAAGCAAGGTTGCCCGTGAAAAATCATTGGACATGCAAAGAAATAACTATTTCTCACATACAAGCCCAACATACGGATCTCCATTTGATATGATGAAAAAGTTTGGAATTACGTATAAGGCTGCAGGAGAAAACATTGCAAAGGGCCAACGCTCACCTGAAGAAGTCGTAAATGCATGGATGAACAGCGAAGGACATCGTAAAAATATTTTAAGCTCGAACTTCACTCATATTGGAGTTGGGCATGTAGCAGATGGAAACTACTGGACTCAACAGTTTATCGGGAAATAA
- a CDS encoding acyl-CoA dehydrogenase, whose protein sequence is MNLHFTDEQSMMRKMVREFAKSEVEPFVEEMEKGVFPRAILKKMGALGLMGIPIPEAYEGAGMDFTSYIIAIHEISKVSATLGVILSVHTSVGTYPILTFGTEQQKKKFVTKLAKGEHLGAFCLTEPNSGSDASSLRTRAVKMGDHYRLNGTKVFITNGGEADTYIVFARTGSGKGSQGVSAFIVEKGTPGFIIGKDEHKMGLNGSRTVQLTFEDAKVPIENLLGEEGEGFKIAMANLDGGRIGIAAQSLGIAEAALEKATKYANERQQFGKPIASQQGIAFKLADMATTVKAAELLVYQAAFLKGNQLPCGKQAAMAKLFASKTAMDSAIEAVQIYGGNGYTKDYPVERYFRDAKICEIYEGTSEIQRIVISKYLLKEK, encoded by the coding sequence GTGAATTTACATTTTACAGATGAGCAATCTATGATGCGGAAAATGGTTCGTGAGTTTGCAAAGTCAGAGGTCGAGCCATTTGTTGAAGAAATGGAAAAGGGTGTTTTTCCAAGAGCGATCTTAAAAAAAATGGGAGCGCTTGGGCTGATGGGGATTCCGATTCCGGAAGCGTATGAAGGGGCTGGTATGGATTTTACTTCCTATATCATCGCGATCCATGAAATTTCAAAAGTAAGTGCAACTCTTGGTGTTATTTTATCTGTCCATACATCTGTTGGGACCTATCCAATTTTAACCTTTGGTACGGAACAGCAGAAGAAGAAATTTGTCACAAAGCTAGCTAAAGGAGAGCATTTAGGCGCTTTTTGCTTAACAGAACCGAATTCAGGCTCAGATGCTTCCAGTTTGAGAACGAGAGCTGTTAAGATGGGAGATCATTATCGATTAAATGGCACAAAGGTGTTTATTACAAACGGCGGTGAAGCTGATACGTATATCGTATTTGCCAGAACGGGAAGTGGAAAAGGAAGCCAAGGTGTATCAGCATTCATTGTTGAGAAAGGAACACCCGGATTTATAATCGGAAAAGATGAACACAAAATGGGCTTGAATGGCTCTAGAACCGTCCAGCTTACATTTGAAGATGCGAAAGTGCCGATCGAAAATCTCCTTGGTGAAGAAGGGGAAGGGTTTAAAATTGCGATGGCTAATCTTGATGGAGGCCGAATCGGTATCGCAGCACAATCGCTGGGAATTGCTGAAGCGGCACTTGAAAAGGCAACAAAATATGCGAATGAACGACAACAATTCGGAAAACCGATTGCAAGTCAGCAAGGCATCGCTTTTAAACTAGCTGATATGGCAACAACAGTGAAAGCTGCAGAGCTATTAGTCTATCAAGCGGCATTTCTAAAAGGTAATCAACTACCTTGTGGGAAGCAGGCAGCGATGGCCAAGCTGTTTGCCTCAAAAACAGCGATGGATTCAGCGATAGAGGCTGTGCAAATTTATGGAGGCAATGGCTATACAAAAGATTACCCAGTAGAAAGATATTTTCGTGATGCAAAAATATGTGAAATTTATGAAGGAACGAGTGAAATACAACGAATTGTCATCAGCAAATACTTGTTAAAAGAAAAGTAA
- a CDS encoding 3-hydroxybutyryl-CoA dehydrogenase, whose protein sequence is MDIQKIMVIGAGQMGSGIAQVCAAAGFDVFLHDLKEEFVNRGMSSIDKQLQKQVEKDRITLQEKDAILERITPSVDLTHAGSVDIVIEAAVEKMDVKASLFHELDKLAQEHAILATNTSSLPITEIAAATKRPEKVIGMHFMNPVPVMKLVEIIRGLATSDEVYEAIHDLTKKLAKVPVEVNDFPGFVSNRILMPMINEAIYTVYEGVATPEAVDEVMKLGMNHPMGPLTLADFIGLDTCLYIMETLHEGFGDDKYRPCPLLRKYVKAGWLGRKTGKGFYSY, encoded by the coding sequence ATGGATATTCAAAAGATTATGGTTATCGGAGCCGGGCAAATGGGCTCCGGCATTGCTCAGGTGTGTGCAGCCGCTGGCTTTGATGTTTTTCTTCATGATCTAAAAGAGGAATTTGTTAATAGAGGAATGAGCTCAATTGACAAACAACTCCAAAAACAAGTAGAAAAGGATCGAATTACATTACAAGAAAAAGACGCGATCCTTGAAAGAATTACACCCTCTGTTGACCTTACACATGCAGGTTCAGTTGACATAGTGATTGAAGCTGCTGTTGAAAAAATGGATGTAAAAGCATCATTATTTCATGAACTAGATAAATTAGCACAGGAGCACGCCATTTTAGCAACAAACACATCCTCATTGCCGATTACAGAAATTGCTGCTGCAACAAAGCGGCCAGAAAAAGTAATCGGTATGCACTTTATGAACCCAGTCCCAGTCATGAAGCTGGTAGAAATCATTCGTGGTCTGGCAACATCAGATGAAGTCTATGAGGCTATCCACGATCTGACAAAAAAACTAGCGAAAGTCCCAGTTGAAGTCAATGATTTTCCAGGCTTCGTTTCAAACCGAATTTTAATGCCGATGATCAACGAAGCTATTTATACCGTTTATGAAGGTGTCGCAACACCAGAGGCAGTTGATGAAGTGATGAAGCTTGGAATGAATCACCCAATGGGACCGCTGACCTTAGCTGATTTTATTGGTTTAGATACATGCCTATATATTATGGAAACCCTCCATGAAGGCTTTGGTGATGACAAATACCGCCCATGCCCATTGCTGCGAAAATATGTGAAAGCAGGCTGGTTAGGGAGAAAAACAGGCAAAGGCTTTTATTCCTATTGA
- a CDS encoding (Fe-S)-binding protein: MDALLWVNFLAFVIVTAYAIHLFVYLLRTRMAYIKLGKKVEFESKVKERLQKVWVNVFGQKKLLKDKKSGAIHVMFFYGFILVQFGAIDFIIKGLIPGAHLPLGPLYPAFTFFQEIVTFMILVAVVWAFHRRYVEKLVRLKRGFKAGLVLLFIGGLMLSVLLGNGMGIIWHGHELTWSEPIASSLAFLLSFVGETGSIVIFYVAWWIHLLFLLTFLVYVPQSKHAHLIAGPANVYFNRVSNPGKLEKIDFEDETQETFGVGKIEDFTQPQLIDLYACVECGRCTNMCPATGTGKILSPMDLILKLRDHLTYTGAAVTQKQPWVPAAAFSHTQGNKIAMMAASAGAQESAATAVGYNPSLIGEVITEEEIWACTTCRNCEDQCPVMNEHVDKIIDMRRYLVLTEGKMDTDAQRAMTNIERQGNPWGLNRKERETWRESREDVVIPTVKEMSKARVEFEFLFWIGSMGSYDNRSQKIALSFAKLLNEAGVKFAILGNKEKNSGDTPRRLGNEFLFQELATKNIDEFVKNDVKKIVTIDPHAYNIFKNEYPDFGLEAEVYHHTELLAELVTDGRLTPKLPVNETITFHDSCYLGRYNEVYEAPRTILKAIPGVKLVEMERNREKGMCCGAGGGLMWMEEETGSRINVARTEQALTVNPSVISSGCPYCLTMLSDGTKAKEVEEQVSTYDVAELLEKSIFGEQKELVS; this comes from the coding sequence TTGGATGCACTATTATGGGTGAATTTTCTTGCATTCGTAATTGTAACCGCTTACGCAATTCATTTGTTTGTCTACTTACTTCGCACGAGAATGGCCTACATTAAGCTAGGGAAAAAAGTTGAATTTGAAAGTAAAGTAAAGGAAAGATTGCAAAAGGTTTGGGTAAATGTGTTTGGACAAAAAAAGCTCTTAAAGGATAAAAAGAGCGGTGCCATACATGTCATGTTTTTCTATGGCTTTATACTTGTTCAATTTGGAGCGATTGATTTTATTATTAAAGGATTAATTCCAGGGGCGCATTTACCACTCGGTCCGTTATATCCCGCTTTTACCTTTTTTCAGGAAATTGTCACATTTATGATTTTAGTAGCAGTTGTATGGGCGTTTCACCGCCGTTATGTTGAAAAGCTTGTTCGCTTAAAACGCGGCTTCAAAGCAGGCTTGGTTTTACTTTTCATCGGCGGACTAATGTTGTCTGTTCTTCTTGGCAATGGAATGGGCATCATCTGGCATGGTCATGAACTGACATGGTCTGAGCCAATTGCTTCCTCTTTAGCCTTTTTACTTAGCTTTGTAGGTGAAACAGGGTCAATTGTGATATTTTATGTCGCTTGGTGGATCCATTTGCTATTTTTATTAACATTTTTAGTATATGTCCCGCAATCAAAACATGCACATTTAATTGCAGGACCAGCAAATGTGTATTTTAATCGTGTTTCAAATCCAGGCAAGCTTGAAAAAATTGATTTTGAAGATGAAACGCAAGAAACATTCGGTGTTGGAAAAATCGAGGATTTCACACAACCACAATTAATTGATTTATATGCATGTGTAGAATGCGGGCGCTGTACAAATATGTGTCCTGCAACAGGTACAGGAAAAATTCTTTCACCAATGGACTTGATTTTAAAGTTACGTGATCATTTAACATATACTGGTGCAGCTGTTACACAGAAGCAGCCATGGGTACCTGCAGCAGCTTTTAGTCATACACAAGGAAATAAAATTGCGATGATGGCTGCTAGTGCTGGTGCGCAGGAATCGGCAGCAACAGCTGTTGGCTATAACCCGTCTTTAATAGGCGAGGTCATCACAGAAGAAGAAATTTGGGCATGTACAACTTGCCGTAACTGTGAAGATCAATGTCCTGTTATGAATGAGCATGTAGATAAAATCATTGATATGCGCCGCTACCTTGTTTTAACAGAAGGCAAAATGGATACAGATGCACAACGTGCCATGACAAATATTGAACGTCAAGGAAATCCGTGGGGACTTAACCGTAAAGAGCGTGAAACCTGGCGCGAAAGCCGCGAGGATGTTGTAATCCCGACTGTAAAAGAAATGAGCAAGGCACGTGTTGAGTTTGAATTTTTATTTTGGATCGGCTCGATGGGCTCTTATGACAACCGCAGCCAAAAAATAGCCCTGTCATTTGCAAAGCTTTTAAATGAAGCAGGAGTGAAATTTGCGATTCTTGGTAATAAGGAAAAGAACTCTGGTGATACACCGCGCCGTCTCGGTAATGAGTTTTTATTCCAAGAACTTGCGACAAAAAACATCGATGAATTTGTGAAAAACGACGTGAAAAAGATTGTCACAATCGATCCGCATGCTTATAACATTTTTAAAAATGAATACCCTGATTTCGGCTTAGAGGCTGAGGTGTATCATCATACAGAGCTGCTTGCAGAGCTGGTTACGGATGGTCGATTAACACCGAAGTTGCCTGTAAATGAAACCATAACCTTCCACGATTCCTGTTACCTGGGCAGATACAATGAAGTGTATGAAGCGCCTCGTACCATTTTAAAAGCGATACCAGGGGTAAAGCTTGTCGAGATGGAACGAAATCGTGAGAAAGGCATGTGCTGTGGTGCTGGTGGTGGATTAATGTGGATGGAAGAAGAAACAGGCAGCCGCATTAATGTCGCACGAACAGAGCAGGCATTAACTGTAAATCCATCTGTGATCAGCTCAGGCTGTCCATACTGTTTAACAATGCTAAGTGATGGGACAAAAGCAAAAGAAGTTGAAGAACAGGTGAGCACATATGATGTAGCAGAGCTGCTTGAAAAATCAATTTTTGGCGAACAAAAAGAGTTGGTTTCTTAA